The Candidatus Binatia bacterium DNA segment GTGACAACGGTGGCCTCGACTTCCTCGGCCGAGCCGAAAAACGGGCCGGCCTCCAGCGCCACTTCACGCCCCCCACGCTCGAAGCTTCCAGCTTGGACATTCACATTCGCGGCGCGCAGCGCGCCGACCACCTCCAGCATGGAGGTCCCGCGAGCCGCCAGCCGCGCCGGGTCGAGGTACACGGTGACGCGGCGTTGCTGGCCACCCACCACCCAGCTTCTGCCGGTGTTGGGGACGCGCGCGAGCTTGTCGAGCACTTCATCGGCGATGCGCCGGAGATCCGGGCTGCCGGCACGGGCATCGGCAGCGGACAAGGTGAACAGGATGATCGGCACGTCATCGATTTCGACCGGTTTGACGATCCAGCTCGTGACCCCAGGCGGCACGGCGTCCTGGTTGGACATGACCTTGTTCCACACCTTGACGAGACTGCGCTCGCGATCCTGGCCGACGTAAAAGCGGACCGTCACGACGGCCTCACCGGGACGCGACATGGAATAGACGTACTCGACGCCGTCGATCTCCCACAGCTTGGCTTCGAGCGGCGTCGCCACCAGTTTTTCAGTCTCTTCGGCGGAGGCGCCGGGAAAGCGGACGAAGACGTCGGCGAACGGTACGACGATCTGCGGCTCTTCCTCACGCGGCGTGACGAGCAACGCCAGCGCACCCGCCAACAGGGATGCGATGACGAAAAGAATCGACAGCTTGGAGGTGATGAAGATGCGGACGATCTGCGCGGTCAGTCCGCGTTTCGGGGGTTGAGCTTCAGTCATCAGCGATCAGCTGTGCCCAGCTCGACGATCACGCGCTGGCCTTCCTGTAGCCCCGACAGCACCTCGACTCGATCCCCGTACGTTTTCCCGGTTCGGACGTTTCGAGTGCGTATGTCGCCGTCCACGACCAGCCGTACGGCTTCGAGCTGGCCGGAGCGGGAGACCGCTGCCGGCGGAACGAGCAGGGCCACATGCGCTCCGCAGGGGGTGCGCAGGCTGCCGAAGGTGCCCGGGCGGAGGCCCGGAAGCGCCGGTAGGGCCGCCTTGACGAGAAAGGTTCGACTTTGCGGATCGGCCGCCGGGGCGATCTCTTCGATGCGCGCCGCCGCCTCTCGAACCGGCGAGTCGATGCGTGCGGTAACGTCCATGCCAAGGCTGAGCATGCCGGCACAGCCTTCGGGGACGTGAGTCTCCAAGCGCAGCGAGCCCGGGTCATGGATGACCGCGATGGGTTTCCCCGGAACGGCCATGTCGCCGGGATCGACAAGTCGCTCGGCAACGACTCCATCGAACGGGGCACGCATGCTCGTATCGCCGAGCAACACCTGCACTTCAGTGAGGGCGTCGCGTGCCTGCGCCACCTGGGCGCGTGTCGACTTGCTACGGGCCTCGACACCGTCGAGTTCTTGCTGGGTTGATGCCCCCTTGCGGAACAGCGTCTGTCCGCGGCGTAAATCGGCGTCAGCCTGGGCCGCCTGCGCCTCCGCCGCTGCGAGTGCTGCGCGCGCCTGGTCGGCACGGGCCTTCATATCGCGATCGTCGAGCACGGCGATGATATCACCCCGCCGGACAGCGGTCCCGGCGGTGACACGCACCTCCAGCACGCGCGCCATCGCTTTGGCGGCGACATTGGCGACGGTGCGTGAACGCACGGTGGCGGGCCAGTCGATGACGTCCTGCACCTCACGCTTTTCGACCGTCGCCAGGTTGTGAGACGCGGCGCCGCCGGCTGGAAGGGGAACGACGCCCGGGGCCACTTTCCGGCCACCGATCGTTCCCTGCAGGTAGAGGAGAAGCAGGACAAGTGCGGCGACGGCAGCCGCGGCAAAGAGGGCTTTGCGCGGAATGCGTCCGATGTGGTGTGCACTCATTGACGGTCCCCCTCGGCCCACAATCCCAGTGCCTTGTGCAGTCCGGCGTCGGCGCGCCGGACATCATAGCGTGCCGCGATGGCGCGCGAGCGGGCATCGGTCCGCGCAACTTCCGTTTCCAAGTACCGCGTGATGGTCACGGCACCGGCCTGGTATTGCGCCTCGACCAGGCGTAGGGCTTCTTCTGCGGCCGTGATCACGGCTTCGGTGACGCGAGCCCGTTCACGCGCTTCTTGAAAAGTGAGGAAGGCGGTCTTGACGTCACGTTCGATCTCCAATCGCGCCTTGCGCTCTGCCTGACGAGCCTCCGCCAGGCGCCGCTCGGCAGCACGCACGCGCTCAGCCGTGCGGAACCCGGAGAACAGATCCAACTTGGCGGTGGCGCCGACGATCCAGTTGTCCTGGCGCCGTGAAAGTTCGAGGTTGGTGTCGTCCTGGCCGTAACTGGCGACGGCATCGATGCGGGGCAGATAGGCGGCGCGTTCGGCTTTCACCTCATGCTCACGCATGGCCACGGCACGGGCAGCGGCTTGGATCTCGGGACGGCGAGCGACGGCCTGCGGGAGCGCCTCGTCGAAGGTTTCAGGGACCTCGGGTTCCGGCGGTATGCCGACAGCTGCGACCTCGAGCGGCGTATCCGCAGACAGGCCGAGCAAGAGGCGGAGTCCGGCGCGGGCGAGCTCGACAGCATTCTGCGCGCGCACGTGGGCTTCACGCGCGGCGGCCAGCCGCACTTCGAGAGAGAGAAGGTCCGACTTCAGGGCGACGCCGGATTCAAAGCGAGCGCGGGCTTGTGACAGCGCACTCTCGACCGCCTCGATCGAGACCCGAGTCACCTCGACCTGCTCGGGCCCGACGAGCAGGGCGTAGTAGGCGGCAATGACGGCATCGGCAAGCGCGTTACGCACAGCCGCCCGCTCGAGCCTCGCGGCCTCGACGCCGAGCGCGGCGGCCACCCGCCGCTCATAATCCTGGCCGCCGCGAAAGAGCGGCAGGGCGCCGACGATCTCTGGCCGAACATCTTGCGTCGGCCCGGGGTTGTTGAAGTCGAGGCTGGACGAAAAGTGGCGTTGGGCGAGAATCATAGCGAACGCCTGCGCCGGATTGTCCGTCCGCGCGTAGGAGAGACGCGTCGAGACCTGTGGAAAGAAGGCCGCCGTCGCCTGGCCGACGCGGGCTTCGGCTTCGCCAATACGCTCAGCGGCCGCACGAAGATCCGGGTTCTGTTCGAAGGCAAGGGCGACGGCTTCGTCGAGTGTAAGCGGTCGTTCGGGCTCGACCGGTTGGGGAGCGCTGCGGCTGGGACCCGAGTCCGCCACGGGGTGTCCAAGCAGGCGCGCATCTCCCCCGCCGAGAGGATCTTGAACGGAGACCCTTTCGGATGCCATGCAACCGCCGAGAATCAGCAGCACACCCGGCACGAGGACGAGCTTGGCCACCTGCCCGTAGATGTCGGTGCGGCCGGTCACGGGGATTACGTGGTGCCCAGACGTCTGAGCACCTTCTCCGCCGGGCAGATGCCGGTGAAGGCTGACTGCATGAGGTTCAGGGCGACGAAGGCCGCGAGCAGATGCCAGGCC contains these protein-coding regions:
- a CDS encoding efflux RND transporter periplasmic adaptor subunit, with product MSAHHIGRIPRKALFAAAAVAALVLLLLYLQGTIGGRKVAPGVVPLPAGGAASHNLATVEKREVQDVIDWPATVRSRTVANVAAKAMARVLEVRVTAGTAVRRGDIIAVLDDRDMKARADQARAALAAAEAQAAQADADLRRGQTLFRKGASTQQELDGVEARSKSTRAQVAQARDALTEVQVLLGDTSMRAPFDGVVAERLVDPGDMAVPGKPIAVIHDPGSLRLETHVPEGCAGMLSLGMDVTARIDSPVREAAARIEEIAPAADPQSRTFLVKAALPALPGLRPGTFGSLRTPCGAHVALLVPPAAVSRSGQLEAVRLVVDGDIRTRNVRTGKTYGDRVEVLSGLQEGQRVIVELGTADR
- a CDS encoding TolC family protein — protein: MTGRTDIYGQVAKLVLVPGVLLILGGCMASERVSVQDPLGGGDARLLGHPVADSGPSRSAPQPVEPERPLTLDEAVALAFEQNPDLRAAAERIGEAEARVGQATAAFFPQVSTRLSYARTDNPAQAFAMILAQRHFSSSLDFNNPGPTQDVRPEIVGALPLFRGGQDYERRVAAALGVEAARLERAAVRNALADAVIAAYYALLVGPEQVEVTRVSIEAVESALSQARARFESGVALKSDLLSLEVRLAAAREAHVRAQNAVELARAGLRLLLGLSADTPLEVAAVGIPPEPEVPETFDEALPQAVARRPEIQAAARAVAMREHEVKAERAAYLPRIDAVASYGQDDTNLELSRRQDNWIVGATAKLDLFSGFRTAERVRAAERRLAEARQAERKARLEIERDVKTAFLTFQEARERARVTEAVITAAEEALRLVEAQYQAGAVTITRYLETEVARTDARSRAIAARYDVRRADAGLHKALGLWAEGDRQ
- a CDS encoding DUF2892 domain-containing protein, which translates into the protein MKTERAVRLLAGSMVAISLTLGHLVSPAWHLLAAFVALNLMQSAFTGICPAEKVLRRLGTT